The sequence AGAAACTGTGTTTGATTTATTAGAGATGGACGATGATAAAAGGCGGGAGTTGTTGGGCATGCCAGATTCCCAGTTGTTTGATATTGCCAGATTTTGTAATCGGTTCCCCAATATTGATTTGTCATATGAGGTGATAGACAGTGATGTGCGGGCTGGGGAAGATGTCACAATACAAGTCACTCTCGAACGGGATCAGGCAGAAGTAGGACCTGTTGATGCTCCCAGGTATCCAAAATCCAAGGAGGAGGGATGGTGGCTTGTTGTTGGTGACACCAAACACAACTTGTTGCTTGCCATTAAACGGGTTTCGCTTCAGCGGAAGCTAAAAGCCAAACTGGAGTTTGCTGCTCCTGCTGATGCTGGAAAGAAATCCTATACCCTTTACTTCATGTGTGATTCATTCATGGGCTGTGATCAGGAGTATGCTTTTGCCATTGATGTCAAAGAAGCAGGGGCTGCTGATTGATAGCAGCAGAGAATGAAGAGGTAgatttcttttccttttgccgTACGTTAAACTTCTAACTGAATGTTTGATGTGATCATCTTATTTTATAGAACACTTGTCAACAATATCTTGCAAGATGTCAGGAGTTGATGTCTGTGCTGTTTTGTTTTGTTGATAGGTTCTGATTAATTAGGTTTGTGGATGTCACTtggattatttaaattaaattttggtgGTAGTCATGATGTGTCACATAATGTTGAAATTCTACGATAATCTAATGCCATGCGTGTGTTTTACAAGTAGTAGTATTAACTGCTTCTCTCTCTCTGTTTCGCAATTAAACTGTCTATTTGAGAATGTACAAAATATTACTACAACCGTGTCAAAATACTGTCGATTTGGAGCGGTAATTTAGAAGATCAATGTTTCCAGACAATGAAAGGGAGTATTTGGTTGGAGCAATGCTAGGTAACCAATGAattttttgaacaacatgaacaaccaccaatcaaataaaaacacactacatctctaaattacccacctaaatcttaatattagaataaccatccacacacctagtaaaatgaacatccgatacattcattgttcatattgtttaatattttcattgtttacctatCCTTTTCCATTTGGTTATTGGGTCATGGCATATTTAATAGAAGTAGTGTCATCAATGTTTCCAGACAATGAAAGGGAGTATTTGGTTATTGGGTCATGACATATTTAATAGAAGTAGTGTCATATCATCCCCCTTACGAAAATGTCATCGTCATACTCTCGTATTGAACCCTTTTATTTGAATATTCTTTTGCGTGCTTGCTCTGAACCTTGTGAAATCTGTATATCCTTTACAGTTTTGTGAAGCTGCAAATTTGAATGACAATGCTTCCCTGCTTTGGTAGTAATAGACTAATAGTGAcagtttttttatctttattaatctttacttGTTGGTTTGGTGGGAATTTGTAGTAATAGTGACaagctcacttttttttttttttttttttggattaagGAACACGCATAAAACAGTGGTAGACAAAGGAGTAACTATCATTCTCAGGACTCAGGAGTAGGAAGTGAAGTAGATGTAGTGTTGCTTATTGGAACACAATTTTGCAGGCCATAACAAGTTGCAACACTAGGAAATGAAGTTTGGATAGGATGCTAAATTTGGACGCTTGAGCCCTTTATTGAttatttagtattatttttgAACTTTGGGATGAAAGGTGTCAATTATGGGCTATTGCATCCAAAGAATGATCGACCTGAATTTCCATTTTTGACCATTTTTACCCCATCTTTATAATGCAGGTGAACTCTTATATTTTTGTACGTGCATGTCGTTTGGGAGAACTGCTAGTGTCAGTTAATCTTCCAAGTTTTAACTACAGTAGTAGTTTGTACAGATGTGTTGCCATTTGAATATCAATGATTGTCCTTACTCCACGAAATTTTAACTCGAGAGTTcacttttattttacttgtttttatggccaattttttattttattttattttttttgtctacaTAATATATAGATTGATTCCAGGTATGGTCTATCAATGATAATGTTTGCAGACCAGCTTATCCAACATTGGGGTTAAAGAAAATTAGGATATATttagtttgatttatttattcttttgtattttctgtttttattattgtgaaaaaaaaagtgaataaaaAACAATTTTATTGATTGGGGTTTTAATgacgttttttatttttaatattggataaGAGTGTGTTTTGCTGTATTATGGAGATCAAAGGTGTATTATGAAATTGTGGATGATAATTAGAAGATTCTTTTTTAACTCAAAAAATTTGATCTTCAGATTTTTAATTTTCACATTAACAGAAAATATTTAATCTAATTATATCAGTGGGTAATGCACTATATTTATCTCTCTCTAAAAGAAAAAATTCGATTAATTCTCTCTCGtgtattatttataatttaaaatgtgCAATTTTGTATTTAGGAATTCTTTTATGGTGATATTaatatttcttttaaatttatttcttcATGTATTTTGAGAggtagaaactcaggtgcagttgacttcacgtgaagttgatagttgagaactgttagagtcaaatcatctaacgactctcaactatcaacttcacgtgaagtcgactgtacTTGAGTTTTTGTAGTTTGATGAGTGATGATTTAAGTTTTATATTACACAGAAGTAAGTATTCAATTCGATCTAACTTGATCAGGTAGAGTTGTCAATCCAATTTGTATGTGTACAAGTTGAGTTTCAATCCTATTTAACCAAGTTGCACTCTaggcctatatatatatatttatgttatgttatataaaaatatgtcataaataaaaaatgatcCAAGGATTTTTCACTTTTAGTGTAAAAAGTTTTTTACTACTAATCCAAGATTGTAAATTAATACTTTGACGCTTTTGTTTATATAAAAACTAATTCTattcaataatatataaataCGTCACTGATCTCTTCATTTAGATCACAGTCTATAGCGGCCAGCTCCCAATAACCCTATAGGCTATAACCACTATTCCACTAATGCTCAACAGATTGAAGAGCCTTTTCAAACCATAAGAGTTCTAATCTTGAAAATAGACAGTTGATATTATGTTTGTATTATAATTATGCTATTCACTTATTTGTAAAATGACGGTgttatttatattaaatttttaatttgcatATTCATCATGTTATATAATGATATTACATCTATTTATTAATCCTTGAATACGGTTAGATATTTGTGGGTAGAAGATAAATAAGAATTGACACGTTTTAAACTCACGAATAAATTTAGAGTTGAGTCTaaattctaaccatactctaTCTATTACGAGCCTTATACAATAGAagaatatgttataaattgtATGAGTAAAAATTTAGAACAGATTAATTGTACTTCCTACTAAAATTGTATGATAGTTAAAATATAGATAATGCTTTTAATTTATAAAACCTGTTAACATAACTTTTAAATATGTATGTTCTTATAAAAAGAACATCTAAGAAATAGAATAATTCTATGAAAGCAAAACTAtaacaataaattttaattagtaCCAAAAATCATACACATTACTTATACCCTCCAAATTCAAGAGTTTATAATTTTAAGCACTTATATGGCCTTGTGCTAATCCTGATTTCATGAATATTTACGAGAATAAAACCTCTAAAATTCTCGATTAGAGTAGCACCACTCTTATATTCATATAGATGGAATCTTTTgataaataatattatcattccaTTTAGAGTTTTAACCCACCCTCCTAATTTAGTGTAAATAACACTAAATCCTATACTTTAGTACTTCAGTTACTAAATAACTTGTTATTACCCATTAAACCTTGAAACTAGTGGTCTACTAGAATAATGTTGGGTTTCCATTGTTTAGTAATAATAGGTTTTAATCCCATTTTAGCAGTAGTCTCTTTGATTTTATCCCTTGACAAACCTTTAGTCAAAGGGTCTGTTAAATTTCTTTGCGATTTTACATAAGTGATGGTAATTACACCATCATTTATTAGTTGCCTCACAAACTCATGTCTCAAACTTATATGTCTAGACTTTTCATTATAAACCTTATTATATGCTCGAGACATGGTTGATTCACTATCACAGAAGATTGAAATGGCTGTCGTCTGCTGTGgccacaactttttttttttgaattaaagggAGCTCAACACAATAGAGTGGAGCAAGTACAAAGCCACATGGTTCGtgaaaacataaattaaacaaCGCCTTATTAAATTTGATATTGTGTCAACAACCAAAGGGTTCACCGCCAATCCATTCTTCTGCATGCGCAAATGACTTGTTTATAATTTCCCGCATACTGGAACTGTGATTTCGAAACAGCCTGCTATTCCTTTCTAACCAGATTGTCCAGATAACAGCAAAGAACCCAAGGAACCACCTCTTTCTCTCCACCTTCCAGATTGCCATGTTTATCCAGCTTTCGAAGTGTTCCTTGAGATTACCGGGAGGGCACCAATTCCTACCAAACGCCTGcagccaagcacaccacacctgccaggtGATATCACAACCAAGAAACAAATGGAACACAGTTTTCTCAGACTTAGAGCATAGCACACACAGCGTATCATGCTGATCAATAACACGTAGTCTACACAACCGGTCCTTAGTATTCACCCTTCCAATCAGCACAAACCAAGACAAGAGCTCAATCCTTGGAGGGACAAACCCTTTCCAAATGGCCCGCGTGAAACTATAACTTGTAACTTCAGTTGGAAGGGCTTCCGCTTGCACCATCTGAGTGAAAGAGTTCGTTGAATAAACACCTGTGGCCACAACTTTATATCATATAACAAATTTCTTAACCATTCCACTTCTTTACGTGCAGCTGATAAAGCTACAAACTTAGTCTCCATAGTAGAATATGTAATACATGTTTGTTTCTTTGAGACCCAACTTATTGCTCCACCACCTATGGTGAAAATCCATCCTGAAATGGATTTGTTATCACTAAGATTTGTAATCCAACTTGCGTCAGAATAACCTTTTAAaaagataaagtatattttttatcctaAAATTtactaaaagttttaaaaatacttttaagttttattttgtctaATTTTGTTATAgaagtttttaaaaaaattaggacCAATTCAAGAATAATACATGATAATTATGTCTAATTTACTTGTGTTGAAAgttgtttttatgaaattattattaaattagttatAAAGTTTTTTAAAAGGATCCCGTTAGagagacaatggactatttgtacaatatgtacaatgggctattgagttacaaaataaacATCCCCCATACTATCTaggtactagggataataaacatcttcccaaaagattaaattgattttggggttcaccaaggatcgaaATCTTGACTTTTCGAatctagaactctaataccatATCATGATATCACTCATCTCAAAAGCTTCAGTTGatggaaaaaggtaacactaatggttatatcatacttttcctttttaaaaaattagctgTTAAGGATAGATTTAGATTTAACAATCTTTGATATAAAATTGAGACATTAAAATTAGCTTGTTCTTTAGAAGATTTTTTTACCTACCACAATAATACAGGTCGTGTCTTGGGTTCCAAGTTTCAACATTCCATGCATCGTGCCATCAAAATAAACCGCCATCTTCTTCGTGCTTAACACTACGGCACCACCCATTCTCTATTCACTTACCTGCCAATACCCTACTCCAAATCTCTAATCTTCCAAAGTCCCCAGTCTCTCTCTCTCAGGAACATCCGAATGGCCGCCATTCTTTCTCCAGCATTGCTCCTATTTCGTCTCTCCAACAAGGCTACCGTTTCCAAGGTCGGACACATTTAttattactttttcttctttCGATTGCTTCAATCTTATTGTCTTTCTTATGTTGCTGGTTTTGTTTCAATTGGTTGTATCCAATACTTTTCTGATCCATTTTtgctttcaattttgattttGCAGGGTTAGGGTTTTTGTCCTTTTTTTTAACTTGGATTTAAAGAGAGTAGAGAAAAATGTCGCACCTTGGTGGTGGTGCCGAGGCACACGCACGGTTCAAGCAGCACGAGTACGTGCCAACTCGAGCACGGTTCAAGCAGGAGGAAACAGAGAAGATTGAGGAGGAAATGAAGGGGACAGATTCGCAGCCTATTTTGGAGCAGTTGCATGCAACAAGGGCCTCTGCGAAAGAGAGGCAGAAGAACTTGGAGAAGAGTATAAGGGAAGAGGCACGTCGGTTGAGGGATGATACCGGCGGTGATGGGGATAGGGACAGTGAGAGGAGCAGGAGGGGGCTTGCTGATAGAGATGCAGAGTGTGGATGGTTGAAAGGTCAGCGTCAGATGCTTGATCTAGATAACCTTGCTTTTGCACAAGATGGTTTGTTTATGGCAAAAAAGAAGTGTGACCTTCCAGATGGGTCCTATAGGCATCTCAACAAGGGTTATGAAGAAATTCATGTGCCGGCTTTGAAGGCTAAACCACTTAAGGAGAATGAGAAGCTTGTTAAGATATCTTCTATGCCGGACTGGGCACAACCAGCCTTTAAAGGAATGACACAGTTGAATAGGGTTCAGAGCCAGGTTTACGAGACTGCTCTTTTCAAGCCTGACAATCTTCTTCTTTGTGCTCCAACTGGGGCTGGTAAAACTAATGTGGCGGTCCTCACAATTCTCCAGCAGATTGCCCTGCATAGAAATCCAGATGATGGTTCAACTGATCATAGTGCATACAAAATTGTTTATGTTGCACCTATGAAAGCCCTTGTAGCTGAGGTTGTTGGGAATTTATCCAATCGGCTGCAGAGTTATGATGTTAAAGTTAGGGAGCTCAGTGGAGATCAATCGCTAACCCGACAACAGATAGAGGAGACTCAAATTATTGTAACAACACCTGAGAAGTGGGATATTATCACTCGGAAGTCAGGAGATCGTACTTACACACAACTTGTGAAACTAGTTATCATTGATGAGATCCATCTTCTTCATGATAATAGAGGTCCTGTTCTTGAAAGCATTGTTGCTAGAACAGTAAGGCAGATTGAAACCACAGAAGAGCATATTCGGTTGGTGGGTTTGTCTGCTACTCTCCCTAATTACGAAGATGTGGCACTATTTTTACGAGTTCATCTGGAGAAGGGGTTGTTCTATTTTGATAATAGTTATAGGCCTGTTCCTCTTTCTCAACAGTATGTTGGAATCACAGTAAAGGAGCCACTTCAGAGGTTCCAGTTGATGAATGATATTTGCTATGAGAAAGTTATGGCTGTGGCAGGAAAACATCAAGTTCTTATATTTGTACATTCAAGGAAAGAAACTGCTAAAACAGCTAAAGCCATCAGAGATACTGCTCTTGCAAAAGATACTCTTGGTAGATTCCTTAAAGAAGATAGTGCAAGTCGGGAGATTCTTCATACTCATACTGACCTTGTGAAGAGCAATGATCTTAAGGATCTTCTGCCATACGGTTTTGCAATTCATCATGCCGGTGTGACCAGGACAGATCGTCAGCTGGTTGAGGATCTCTTTGCTGATGGGCATGTGCAAGTTTTGGTATCCACCGCAACCCTTGCCTGGGGTGTGAATCTTCCAGCTCACACGGTGATAATTAAGGGAACACAGATTTACAATTCGGAGAAGGGAGCATGGACTGAACTGAGCCCTCTTGATGTGATGCAGATGCTGGGTCGTGCTGGAAGGCCCCAGTACGACTCTTATGGTGAAGGAATAATTGTTACTGGCCATAGTGAGTTGCAGTATTACCTCTCACTTATGAATCAGCAACTTCCTATTGAGAGCCAGTTTGTGTCCAAGTTGGCTGATCAGCTGAATGCAGAAATTGTTCTTGGTACTGTCCAAAATGCTAGAGAAGCCTGTGATTGGCTTGCATATACTTACTTATATGTCCGCATGTTGCGTAATCCTTCACTTTATGGTTTAGAACCTGATGTGCTGACAAGAGATATAAATTTGGAGGAAAGAAGAGCTGATTTGGTAAGTATCACTGCAATATAAGTTTTAATTGTATCATAATGCATTATTACATGAACCAAAAAGATGTTTTAACTTGACACTTTCTTTTTCTGTTTATTCATTAAAACCTTTTCCCCCTTCCCTTTTCATTTGTTTGTGTGGGCGTTCGCGTGCAACATATATATGGATCGGCTTTGTAGTCGTGTTTATGCTTGTCAGTGTCATGGTttctgtagaattatttaatggGTACTAGATCTTCATCGGCCAAGAAAAACTTGATGTTGCACTGCATTATATGCTTTCATGGTGTCGTTATGCATCATTTAGCTGACCCAAACTGATTTCTTTGCCTTTCTTTGGTttgttttatttagttatttttattttttaacccaACACTGGTTTATTTGTCAtgggttttctttttctttccattaATTGTTAATCTGTTTTTTGTTTGTGAATGTATGTAATGTCTCTCTAGTCATGTTTATGCTTGTCAAGTCATGGTTTGTGTAGAATTGTTTAAAGtggttactagttcattataggCTGAGAAACATAAGGTTTGTTTAGTTTCAGAAAATGCTTTGTATTTTTATTTCGTGCGTCCAGAATTAATTACAAAGACGCCACATGGTTTCCATTCTATTTTTCACTTGAGGAAAAACTTGTTGTTTTCACCACCAAAAATTGCCTGGTTTCCTTTACCTGGAATTGGGATTTTCTCTTTCGATAATATGGTGGACGAATTTGAGTGATGTTAATGCAGTTGTTTTGGATGTGTATTCTTGTATTGCCCATTCCTGTCTTTTACTGGTTAAATGGCTAATCTTAATCTCTCTGATTGAAATCTTGCAGATTCATACAGCTGCAACCATCTTGGATAGAAATAATTTGGTGAAGTATGACAGGAAGAGTGGGTATTTTCAGGTCACTGACTTGGGTCGCATTGCTAGTTACTACTACATAACACATGGAACCATCTCCACATATAACGAGCATTTGAAGCCTACGATGGGAGACATAGAGCTATGCCGATTGTTCTCACTGAGTGAAGAATTCAAGTATGTGACGGTAAGGCAGGATGAGAAGGTGGAGCTAGCAAAGCTTTTAGACCGTGTTCCCATTCCCATCAAGGAGAGTTTGGACGAGCCAAGTGTGAAAATCAATGTTTTGCTTCAAACATACATTTCACAGTTAAAGCTTGAAGGGCTTTCACTAACATCTGATATGGTTTTCATAACTCAGGTTAGACTGTGTTCTATTCTATTGAGATATTAATGGTCAATTTGGTTAAAGAAATAAGAAAACATGTTTTCATTTTCTGAAACagattttattttcatattttcaaGTTCTAGGAAACATGTTTGGTTTGACTATATTTTCTGTCTTTAAAAGCTTGAAAACATTGAAAATCCGTTTGATTTGCCAATTTTCAAGTTGTTAAAACTTTTAGAATAAGTAAAtatcaatttaaaaataatttaaacgtGAAATATCTTTAAGTAAATAAAAAAGGAACTT is a genomic window of Arachis ipaensis cultivar K30076 chromosome B06, Araip1.1, whole genome shotgun sequence containing:
- the LOC107646272 gene encoding uncharacterized protein LOC107646272 — protein: MVQAEALPTEVTSYSFTRAIWKGFVPPRIELLSWFVLIGRVNTKDRLCRLRVIDQHDTLCVLCSKSEKTVFHLFLGCDITWQVWCAWLQAFGRNWCPPGNLKEHFESWINMAIWKVERKRWFLGFFAVIWTIWLERNSRLFRNHSSSMREIINKSFAHAEEWIGGEPFGC
- the LOC107646274 gene encoding DExH-box ATP-dependent RNA helicase DExH12-like; translated protein: MSHLGGGAEAHARFKQHEYVPTRARFKQEETEKIEEEMKGTDSQPILEQLHATRASAKERQKNLEKSIREEARRLRDDTGGDGDRDSERSRRGLADRDAECGWLKGQRQMLDLDNLAFAQDGLFMAKKKCDLPDGSYRHLNKGYEEIHVPALKAKPLKENEKLVKISSMPDWAQPAFKGMTQLNRVQSQVYETALFKPDNLLLCAPTGAGKTNVAVLTILQQIALHRNPDDGSTDHSAYKIVYVAPMKALVAEVVGNLSNRLQSYDVKVRELSGDQSLTRQQIEETQIIVTTPEKWDIITRKSGDRTYTQLVKLVIIDEIHLLHDNRGPVLESIVARTVRQIETTEEHIRLVGLSATLPNYEDVALFLRVHLEKGLFYFDNSYRPVPLSQQYVGITVKEPLQRFQLMNDICYEKVMAVAGKHQVLIFVHSRKETAKTAKAIRDTALAKDTLGRFLKEDSASREILHTHTDLVKSNDLKDLLPYGFAIHHAGVTRTDRQLVEDLFADGHVQVLVSTATLAWGVNLPAHTVIIKGTQIYNSEKGAWTELSPLDVMQMLGRAGRPQYDSYGEGIIVTGHSELQYYLSLMNQQLPIESQFVSKLADQLNAEIVLGTVQNAREACDWLAYTYLYVRMLRNPSLYGLEPDVLTRDINLEERRADLIHTAATILDRNNLVKYDRKSGYFQVTDLGRIASYYYITHGTISTYNEHLKPTMGDIELCRLFSLSEEFKYVTVRQDEKVELAKLLDRVPIPIKESLDEPSVKINVLLQTYISQLKLEGLSLTSDMVFITQSAGRLLRALFEIVLKRGWAQLAEKALNLCKMVTKRMWSVQTPLRQFNGIPGDVLTKLEKKDLAWERYYDLSSQEIGELIRAPKMGRMLHKYIHQFPKLNLAAHVQPITRTVLRVELTITPDFAWDDRIHGYVEPFWVIVEDNDGEYILHHENFMLKKQFIDEDHTLNFTVSIYEPLPPQYVIHVVSDRWIGSQTVLPVSFRHLILPEKYPPPTELLDLQPLPVTALRNRKYEALYQDFKHFNPVQTQVFTVLYNSDDNVLVAAPTGSGKTICAEFAILRNHQKGPDSVMRVVYIAPIEALAKERYHDWEKKFGKDGLELKVVQLTGETSTDLKLLEKGQIIISTPEKWDALSRRWKQRKHVQQVSLFIIDELHLIGGQGGPVLEVIVSRMRYIASQVENKIRIVALSTSLANAKDLGEWIGATSHGLFNFPPGVRPVPLEIHIQGVDIANFEARMQAMTKPTYAAIVQHAKNAKPALVFVPTRKHVHLTAVDLITYSGADSAEKPFLLWSPEELKPFLDKISDKMLKATLQEGVGYLHEGLNNLDYDIMTQLFEAGWIQVCVLSSSMCWGVTLSAHLVVVMGTQYYDGRENAQSDYPVTDLLQMMGHASRPLVDNSGKCVIFCHAPRKEYYKKFLYEAFPVESHLHHFLHDNLNAEIVAGVIENKQDAVDYLTWTFMYRRLTQNPNYYNLQGVSHRHLSDHLSELVENTLSDLEASKCILIEDDMDLSPLKCIPIPFTSCVIHSWDVIRSMLLPLMSKKQGLLIDSSRE